The sequence GTTGATTCTGTTTATTTCAGCACCATCAACCTATCTATTCCTTGTTTTTCAACCGGCAAAACAAAGCTGATTTTTAGTGCatacaaaatctgaaaagcagcatACTTTTTAATTTTTTCCCCCCTTGTATATTTGGTTTGGGTTATTTAATCTTGTTGTCCGAAAAAGGAAGAATTTAATGAAAATAAATATCATTGGTTTTAAAAGCAAAACTTACAAAATTTCTACTCATGTTGGTCACTCATCATTTATTTGAATGGATAGCTAGGTGTTTTGAGTTTTGCAGGTCCATTTTCTGTTTTCTTAATCTAAGAGTTTAGCAGCAGGTTAACTTGTAGTTTGGCTGTCAAGTATGGTAGATCAATAGATTAGTGGAGGTGGCAAATTGGGTGGGCCGGCAGGTTGGGTAATTAGATCATCTTTCTAGGCACTGTGCAGCCTAAACACATACCAAGTAGTTGAGGTGTCAATCATGATAATACAAAACTTAATATTTGGGCGATCTCTTTGACCCGTATGGTTTGTTTCTTTTTGAAAGTTAATAGCCCTTCGTTTTCATCAGGTGATAAATTGCAACCTTTTATTAATCCTTTCTTCAATAAATGTGCTAGTGTTGCCGCCTCGAGGGAATAGGTTATAACTTGTGTATAGGTACATGCAGGGCTTTCATGCAATTAGAAATGTGATCTTACATAATTTACTAGTTTTGCAGGTTCAGGTATTCTGGATGGGTCCTTATATTTTTGctgtttaaaatcatattttttataCAGGTTGTCTTATCATCATCTGGTTACACAATGTTTCGTGAAGTGATCCTGAGGTGTCAAGAAAACTGATGCTTTCTAAAGAACTGCTGATGATGCGAGAAGTGTGGTATTAAGTGTATTGCAAGTTTAGTTTTGTATTTGGAatattttgttaacgtttttaaaatatttatctagTATTGTATGCTTCCACTTCATTTCAATAGACGATTTCagtttgatttttatttttttcatgTGGACTAGCAACGTATTGAACTTGACACTTTTCGTGATGATATAATTACGTGGATTTGTAGCCCTATTAATCATTTCTCGTGCCCGGACAATATCTTGCTTGTTAATGTATTTGGGAGATAGCTGCCCTCTATATAATCACTTGTTATGGACCCTCCCTGCTGGGAGTTTGAGATATCCTACAATGGTAGATATCAATATGGGGATCAAATTGGCTATTGAAAAAACAAGGCACCGGGTTTGTTAGTCTAAGGCAGTCCATAACATCTAACTGGCTATCGACAAAATAGCTCCCAAAACTGAAAATGTTAGATAACAAAAAACGAGTGCTTTACTGCTGTTATGGTTGGTCAGTTTAAACTTCCAACACCTTCAATTCATAATTTCAGTCAAATCAATGTGTTATTTGCAAAAACCAAAATTAATAACAGTTCACAATTTCACATATACGTGCATAACAATTGAACTTTGGATGGATATATCGCCATTCTTGCATAACAAAATGTAACTTTTTGCTTATTTGCAAAGTCTATTGACATCAAAGAAATTACTACTCTTCACAAAGCGAGGCTTTATTAACTACACCTAGTGATGGCTGAACAACTCTTAGAAACCTACTGGTGCTTTTCTTTTAGCTCGTCTCTCACCTTAACTCCTTTTTAATACTCCATCTGGTGTTTCTTTTTACTACTATTTTTTCCATTTCAACATTTGAACAAATATTTCAACATTTTCAGAGACAAGCACCTTTTTAACATTTGAACCAATCAAATTTGATCAACATTTTCAGACAAGGCAGCACAATCGTCACACTGCCTTCAAACAGAATTCATGTCTAAAAACCCTACGGAGACGGAATTTACAATTTTGTTGGAACCCTCATTCAGTTAATAAAACCTTACAAGCCAAATACACCCAATCAGTAGTAAAATAGAGCCACTTAAACTGATCAAGTAAATGCAAGTGACAGCTCACAAtccaaaccttttttttttttttgggcaaaaaaAAGGGTAACATAAAAAACCCAACAGACACAAAACACGGACAGCAGATAAAAAACAAACCAACAAAGAACAAACATTCTGACAAACTAACCAAAATGACGCCAAACACATACAAAACAGACGGGAACCTAAACAAACCGACAAACAACTTAACCGACGGGCAACAAAACAATAAACTCGCAAAACAACCCAACCCAAATTAAACAACCAAAAAGAGTGACATTAATGACAACTCTCTTTCGAAACTCTTTCAGGGCTATTCAGGTTCATCCCAAAAAGATCAAACATCCACACAATTAGCCTATCAGGTAGTTGCCAAAACATTAAGAGACGTTTATTTTATAAGCAAATCCAAAACATCTCGTCACAGACAGTTAATGCATTGTAAAATGAAGATCAATAGAAAGAAACTTGAAGCGAATAATACCAACAAAATCCAGCATGTAAATGGTAGTGCATAATTGCCATGTTTTCTCCCACAACACTTCAGAACATAACAAGATGTCTTTTCTTTCAATACTAAAAAACAAAAGCTACTTGATAAACGGCCATATTTAAAACTACCTTCACTCAACTCTTAAACAAAATCCACCACATTCTAATCTCTTCAACCAAATCTCATCATTTACTTGCGTGCTTAGCCTGGTTGTGAGACTGAAGAGCACCATCCGACTTAAAGTTCCTAAAAACAACAAAAAATTAAAATCAGAGTCAGAAAAACTTCCGATGCTTTACAATTACATCCATCAAAAGAATCTTctaaaaattaaaagtattatacCTGTTGCACGCCTTGCATGAATGAGCACCATCAGATGTAGAGGCAGGAGTCTTCTGGTTTGACTTGTTTGCAGGTGTCTTGGCAACAGCTTGCTTTGAAGGGTGTGGGGTGGCTACATGAGGTTTCTTGCCATCTATCAAATAAAAAATtcatattcattcatattcataataattcaGAATAatgaaaacataataaaatataaacaaTCTTAGCAAATTTCATACAAATGAGATAGTAAAATGAAGGCTAGGGTTAAAGCATCTTGCATGTCACATATTTTTTAAATAAGGCAAGTAATCTGACCAGTCTTTTGAGGGGTAGACATCTTTGCCTTCTTGTCAGTGCTGGGTGTCTTGATAGCAGACTCATTGGGCCTCTTCTTACTAGATTGTTTCTGTAATAACAAAAACAAAAGATAAAAACAATAAGCAAAAAAGATCATAGAATATAGAATATAAGaattaaaacaaaaacaaaaaaatgtCGCCAACCTTCTTTGGTGTCTCTTCCTCCTCAACGCTATCATCATCACTGCCAGATGACTTCTCGTTATCCTATAAAAACCAACAAGCATTAAAAAACTTCATTACGAACACGAATGAAAAACTCTCTACGTGACTTTTAACTTAATCCACAGCTATGTATCAGAAGAAGGCAAAAAccatacatttatatatgtaaaatCACAAATGAAGAGTGTAGTCATTACCCTTTAGGACagtaatatcaatatcaatcaCAAATAGCATAAATACGACATACCTCATCAGAATCGTCAGAATCGTCAGACAATGAATCAATGGAATCATCAGAATCAGAGTCGGAATCATCAGAATCAGCTTTCTTATCCTTCTCAGGTTCCACAATTTTCACCTTTTGCTTACCATCCTTCTTGTTAGCTACCACTGGGACCACCACTGGGACCTCTTCTTTCTTAGTCTCCTGCCTGACTGCAGAGGAACCTTGAATATTACAAGTAAAGTTAATCAAAAAGTGTGTAATCATCATATGTATTCAAAAAACACAACAAAAAATTAACCAAATTTATACCGTTAATTATTGGAAGCTCAAGAGCCTCATCTTCTTCATCAGTATCTGTCCAAAAGATACAAATGATATGAACATGAACTAAATAAACATAAAGAATAAACTTGGTGCAAAAAGACACTAACCAATATCTTCAGAGTCAGTGATCACACGGAAAAAGGACTAATTGGTCAAGGAACAACCAACAACCTTTATATCAATACATATCAATAAACAAAtgctaataatataaataactacGTTTGTTAAAAGGATATAATTGATCATCAGTAGGTTGGTCAGCTTGGTATCCATAGAAGTAAACGCTGCCGTTCTTCCAGTTATGCGACAACTGAAAGTTTTTGTCGAACACCAAATCAAATAGCTGCTGAGGCAACCTTTCAGAGTTAAGTGTGCCAAGAACAAGCTTCTTTCCATCGATGTTGATATGCAAGTAAACAGATTCACTTGATTTGTTACTTTTGATTTCACCGAGACAAGCCTATAAAATAAACCAATTCATTCAGTACATTTTATGATTAATGCATCAAACATATCAAACATAACATAACATAACATATCATATAGAAATAAAGTATTTTATACCTGTGAGAGATGTAAAACCTTGCCATCTGCAAGG comes from Rutidosis leptorrhynchoides isolate AG116_Rl617_1_P2 chromosome 4, CSIRO_AGI_Rlap_v1, whole genome shotgun sequence and encodes:
- the LOC139844340 gene encoding histone deacetylase HDT1-like, encoding MEFWGVEVKSGQPLEVNLADGKVLHLSQACLGEIKSNKSSESVYLHINIDGKKLVLGTLNSERLPQQLFDLVFDKNFQLSHNWKNGSVYFYGYQADQPTDDQFDSEDIDTDEEDEALELPIINGSSAVRQETKKEEVPVVVPVVANKKDGKQKVKIVEPEKDKKADSDDSDSDSDDSIDSLSDDSDDSDEDNEKSSGSDDDSVEEEETPKKKQSSKKRPNESAIKTPSTDKKAKMSTPQKTDGKKPHVATPHPSKQAVAKTPANKSNQKTPASTSDGAHSCKACNRNFKSDGALQSHNQAKHASK